In the genome of Nocardioides marmoribigeumensis, one region contains:
- the crtI gene encoding phytoene desaturase family protein: protein MRVVVVGAGLSGLAAACHLRGAGHDVVVLEREDQVGGRAGTFTEQGFRFDTGPVVMTMPDLLAEPLRAVGADPAAAVPLRRVDPSYRAHYADGTTLDVHAEMDALRKEVERTFSAADAQGLDRLLAWLERLHETEFDAFLDTNYDSPFDLARSPRRGLELLRLGGFRSLDRVVSQHLSDERLRRVFSFQALYAGVSPQQARAVLAVISYMDVVRGVFYPEGGMHAVPRALADALVAAGGTVRTGVPVAEVLRRADGSAAGVLLESGDVELADAVVCTADLPVAYDRLLPGLRRPRSLRRAAYSPSAVVWHVGVRGGVAPGTAHHNIHFGHQWPEAFEALVGRGALMPDPSRLVTVPSVSDPTVAPEGDSVFYVLEPVPHLGGDVDWATEREPMRERLLGFLADSDYPTDVVVERLVDPVDWRDQGMALGTPFALAHTFLQSGPFRPRNVDRRVPGLVFAGSGTTPGVGVPMVLLSGKHAAQRVEAHLRGRG from the coding sequence ATGAGGGTGGTCGTGGTCGGGGCCGGCCTGTCCGGTCTCGCGGCCGCCTGCCACCTGCGCGGGGCCGGCCACGACGTGGTGGTGCTCGAGCGCGAGGACCAGGTCGGGGGGCGTGCGGGCACGTTCACCGAGCAGGGCTTCCGCTTCGACACCGGCCCGGTGGTCATGACGATGCCCGACCTGCTCGCCGAGCCACTGCGGGCCGTGGGCGCGGACCCGGCGGCCGCCGTACCCCTGCGACGGGTGGACCCGTCCTACCGCGCGCACTACGCCGACGGCACGACCCTCGACGTGCACGCCGAGATGGACGCGCTGCGCAAGGAGGTCGAGCGCACGTTCTCCGCGGCCGACGCCCAGGGTCTCGACCGCCTGCTCGCGTGGCTCGAGCGGCTGCACGAGACCGAGTTCGACGCCTTCCTCGACACCAACTACGACAGCCCGTTCGACCTCGCGCGGTCGCCGCGCCGCGGCCTCGAGCTGCTGCGGCTCGGCGGCTTCCGCAGCCTCGACCGCGTGGTCTCCCAGCACCTCTCCGACGAACGGCTGCGGCGCGTCTTCTCCTTCCAGGCGCTGTACGCCGGGGTGTCGCCGCAGCAGGCGCGCGCGGTCCTCGCGGTGATCAGCTACATGGACGTCGTGCGGGGTGTGTTCTACCCCGAGGGCGGGATGCACGCCGTGCCGCGGGCCCTGGCCGACGCGCTGGTCGCCGCGGGCGGGACGGTCCGCACCGGCGTGCCGGTCGCCGAGGTGCTGCGCCGCGCCGACGGCTCGGCTGCCGGGGTGCTGCTGGAGTCGGGCGACGTGGAGCTCGCCGACGCCGTCGTCTGCACCGCCGACCTCCCGGTCGCCTACGACCGGCTGCTGCCCGGGCTGCGGCGCCCGCGGTCGCTGCGGCGCGCGGCGTACTCCCCGTCGGCGGTGGTCTGGCACGTCGGCGTCCGTGGGGGCGTGGCGCCCGGGACGGCCCACCACAACATCCACTTCGGGCACCAGTGGCCCGAGGCGTTCGAGGCCCTGGTCGGCCGGGGCGCGCTCATGCCCGACCCGTCGCGCCTGGTGACCGTGCCGTCGGTGAGCGACCCGACGGTGGCGCCCGAGGGCGACAGCGTGTTCTACGTCCTCGAGCCCGTGCCGCACCTCGGCGGCGACGTGGACTGGGCGACCGAGCGGGAGCCGATGCGCGAGCGCCTGCTGGGCTTCCTCGCCGACTCCGACTACCCGACCGACGTCGTCGTCGAGCGGCTCGTGGACCCGGTCGACTGGCGCGACCAGGGGATGGCGCTCGGGACGCCGTTCGCCCTGGCCCACACGTTTCTGCAGTCCGGGCCGTTCCGGCCGCGCAACGTCGACCGGCGGGTCCCGGGGCTGGTGTTCGCCGGCTCGGGCACCACGCCCGGTGTCGGGGTGCCGATGGTGCTGCTCAGCGGCAAGCACGCCGCGCAGCGGGTCGAGGCCCACCTGCGGGGGCGCGGGTGA
- a CDS encoding SRPBCC family protein yields the protein MLNQFTSSRHDVAEVRSSVDEVWALLVQPAVLVRHTPFLHAIDDLGDGRWVWRVGGIRYPGGVFTSSFTERMTFDEPRSITFSHEPASRHEHAGAEGRYDLSPARDGGAGARLEIALSVTARLPAPRAGRALVGKAMDLVLAQMGRSFAHGLLAELGER from the coding sequence GTGCTCAACCAGTTCACCTCGTCGCGGCACGACGTGGCCGAGGTGCGCTCCTCGGTGGACGAGGTCTGGGCGCTCCTGGTGCAGCCGGCGGTGCTGGTGCGGCACACGCCGTTCCTCCACGCGATCGACGATCTCGGCGACGGTCGGTGGGTCTGGCGGGTCGGCGGCATCCGCTACCCCGGCGGCGTGTTCACCTCGTCCTTCACCGAGCGGATGACCTTCGACGAGCCGCGCTCGATCACCTTCAGCCACGAGCCGGCCTCCCGCCATGAGCACGCCGGGGCGGAGGGGCGCTACGACCTCTCGCCGGCCCGCGACGGTGGCGCCGGCGCACGGCTCGAGATCGCGCTGAGCGTGACCGCCCGCCTCCCCGCGCCCCGGGCCGGCCGGGCCCTGGTCGGCAAGGCGATGGACCTGGTGCTGGCCCAGATGGGCCGGTCCTTCGCCCACGGGCTGCTCGCGGAGCTGGGGGAACGATGA
- a CDS encoding response regulator has translation MSGLPAAPLVLVVDDEPQLLRTLEITLRARRYDVRTAPSAAAAIAAATAEPPDLVVVDLGLPDLDGTELVRRLRGWTSVPILVLSGRSDSGDKVEALDAGADDYVTKPFGMDELLARLRALGRRSGPAEDQPVVRVGRAAVDLASRRVSVEGRDVRLTPTEWRLLEVLVRHPGELLSQRTLLAEVWGPGYETAQGNLRLYVGQLRKKLEPDPAHPRHLLNEPGLGYRFEP, from the coding sequence GTGAGCGGCCTCCCGGCCGCGCCGCTCGTGCTCGTCGTCGACGACGAGCCCCAGCTGCTGCGCACGCTGGAGATCACCCTCCGGGCCAGGAGGTACGACGTCCGCACGGCTCCCAGCGCCGCTGCGGCCATCGCGGCGGCGACCGCCGAGCCGCCCGACCTCGTCGTGGTCGACCTCGGCCTGCCCGACCTCGACGGCACCGAGCTGGTGCGCCGGCTGCGGGGCTGGACCTCGGTGCCGATCCTCGTGCTGTCGGGGCGCTCGGACAGCGGCGACAAGGTCGAGGCGCTCGACGCGGGCGCCGACGACTACGTCACCAAGCCGTTCGGGATGGACGAGCTGCTCGCCCGGCTGCGGGCGCTGGGCCGCCGGTCGGGGCCGGCCGAGGACCAGCCGGTGGTGCGGGTCGGCCGGGCGGCCGTCGACCTCGCCTCGCGGAGGGTGAGCGTCGAGGGCCGTGACGTCCGGCTGACACCCACCGAGTGGCGCCTGCTCGAGGTGCTCGTGCGCCACCCCGGCGAGCTGCTCAGCCAGCGCACGCTGCTGGCCGAGGTGTGGGGGCCGGGCTACGAGACCGCGCAGGGCAACCTGCGGCTCTACGTCGGCCAGCTGCGCAAGAAGCTCGAGCCGGACCCGGCGCACCCGCGCCACCTGCTCAACGAGCCGGGGCTGGGCTACCGGTTCGAGCCCTGA
- a CDS encoding ROK family transcriptional regulator — protein sequence MPDAPGTSAGAVLALIRAGEATTRAEVTRLTGLSRTAVNARVAALRDLGLVLEGELGPSTGGRPPVQLALDTSAGVVGTVALGRSRVQVGVCDLGGTLLGHVEEPLDVTVGPDRVMALVVDRLRAVLASVGRSPEDLRGTGCSMPGIVDRDRGASTATPLLPSWDGVALAPYLSELGAVPAVFDNDVLVLALSERDGHLRHHTDLIAVKASTGLGVGVVAGGRILHGGRGAAGELGHARSAAAGDLPCRCGERGCLETVAAGWALVQTMNEQGRSVGHVRDLVALVRSGDPVARTLVRDAGRRVGEVLATAVTLLNPTAVVIGGDMAPAYDTFAAGLRETLYANATAFATKDLAILESTHGEMAGLVGSGLLALEHVLSPAYVDRRLAHAAG from the coding sequence ATGCCCGATGCCCCCGGGACCTCCGCCGGAGCCGTCCTCGCCCTCATCCGTGCCGGCGAGGCGACCACGCGCGCCGAGGTCACCCGCCTCACCGGCCTGTCGCGCACGGCGGTCAACGCGCGGGTCGCCGCGCTCCGTGACCTCGGGCTGGTGCTCGAGGGCGAGCTCGGCCCCTCGACCGGCGGGCGGCCGCCCGTGCAGCTGGCCCTCGACACCTCGGCAGGGGTCGTCGGCACGGTCGCGCTCGGCCGGTCGCGGGTGCAGGTCGGCGTCTGCGACCTCGGCGGCACGCTGCTCGGCCACGTCGAGGAGCCGCTCGACGTCACGGTCGGCCCCGACCGGGTGATGGCGCTCGTCGTCGACCGGCTGCGGGCCGTGCTCGCCTCGGTCGGCCGCTCCCCCGAGGACCTGCGCGGCACCGGCTGCAGCATGCCGGGCATCGTGGACCGCGACCGCGGCGCGAGCACGGCCACCCCGCTGCTCCCGAGCTGGGACGGGGTGGCGCTGGCGCCGTACCTCTCCGAGCTGGGCGCAGTCCCCGCCGTCTTCGACAACGACGTCCTCGTGCTCGCGCTGTCCGAGCGCGACGGCCACCTGCGACACCACACCGACCTGATCGCGGTGAAGGCCTCGACCGGCCTCGGCGTCGGCGTCGTCGCCGGCGGCCGCATCCTCCACGGCGGGCGCGGCGCGGCCGGGGAGCTCGGGCACGCCCGCTCCGCAGCAGCCGGCGACCTCCCCTGCCGGTGCGGCGAGCGCGGCTGCCTGGAGACGGTCGCGGCGGGGTGGGCGCTCGTGCAGACGATGAACGAGCAGGGCCGGTCGGTGGGCCACGTCCGCGACCTCGTGGCGCTGGTCCGCTCGGGCGACCCCGTGGCCCGGACGCTGGTCCGCGACGCCGGGCGCCGGGTCGGCGAGGTCCTCGCCACCGCGGTGACGCTGCTCAACCCGACGGCCGTCGTGATCGGCGGCGACATGGCGCCGGCCTACGACACGTTCGCCGCCGGCCTGCGCGAGACCCTCTACGCCAACGCGACCGCCTTCGCCACCAAGGACCTCGCGATCCTCGAGTCCACGCACGGCGAGATGGCCGGGCTCGTCGGCTCGGGGCTCCTCGCGCTCGAGCACGTCCTCAGCCCGGCGTACGTCGACCGCCGCCTCGCCCACGCCGCGGGCTGA
- a CDS encoding lycopene cyclase domain-containing protein encodes MPDHWQYAALLAACLLVTLPLELVLGARVWRRPRAVAAALLPVVAVFVVWDLVGIARDHWSYSARFTTGLDLGPMPVEELAFFFVIPVCGLLTYEAVGHVLARLRRR; translated from the coding sequence ATGCCTGACCACTGGCAGTACGCCGCGCTGCTGGCCGCCTGCCTGCTCGTCACGCTGCCGCTCGAGCTGGTCCTCGGCGCGCGGGTCTGGCGCCGTCCCCGCGCCGTGGCCGCGGCCCTGCTCCCGGTGGTCGCGGTCTTCGTGGTGTGGGACCTGGTCGGCATCGCGCGCGACCACTGGTCCTACAGCGCGCGGTTCACCACCGGTCTCGACCTCGGGCCGATGCCGGTGGAGGAGCTGGCGTTCTTCTTCGTCATCCCGGTGTGCGGGCTGCTCACCTACGAGGCCGTCGGCCACGTGCTGGCCCGGCTGCGGCGGCGCTGA
- the idi gene encoding isopentenyl-diphosphate Delta-isomerase, whose protein sequence is MNDHLAAGYARARAITRAHGTTYYWGARLLPRESRRHVHAIYALARIADDLVDSSSRGGPDRAAALDAFEAAFWSALHSGTSPDPVLAAAVTSAREHRLEEECFARFFGAMRTDLTRTTYDTWDDLLGYMDGSAAVIGDLMLPVLGAPETARPAARSLGLAFQLTNFLRDVGEDLDRGRVYVPQEDLRFFGADPGRRTDDEAWRALMRFEVARNRRLYREADAGVPALPLRARRCVVAARLLYARILDEIEDAGHDVFSHRARVPTSRKAALAARVAVSGNPARLLPPGPRTAADWPDDDRVVLVDGVGAATGVAAKSEVHHDATPRHLGFSCYLLDDDGRLLVTVRAEDKTSFGGVATNTACGHPRPGERVTDAARRRLSHELGLEVDRVRVVLPAFSYVARTPTLVENEACPVTVARVSSARPTTHPTTQPIPDPTEVAEAWWTDWREFRDAALGPGEIRSPSGRTWPLSPWSVEQVALLDKLGPDPLAWQAPEGELLPPALRVDGVDDA, encoded by the coding sequence GTGAACGACCACCTCGCCGCGGGCTACGCCCGCGCCCGGGCCATCACGCGGGCGCACGGCACGACGTACTACTGGGGCGCCCGGCTCCTGCCGCGCGAGTCGCGCCGCCACGTGCACGCGATCTACGCCCTGGCGCGGATCGCCGACGACCTCGTCGACTCGTCCTCGCGTGGCGGTCCCGACCGCGCCGCCGCGCTCGACGCCTTCGAGGCCGCCTTCTGGTCGGCGCTGCACAGCGGGACCTCCCCGGACCCGGTCCTGGCCGCGGCCGTGACGTCGGCACGCGAGCACCGGCTCGAGGAGGAGTGCTTCGCGCGCTTCTTCGGCGCGATGCGCACCGACCTCACCCGCACGACGTACGACACGTGGGACGACCTGCTCGGCTACATGGACGGCAGCGCCGCGGTCATCGGCGACCTCATGCTGCCCGTGCTCGGTGCGCCCGAGACGGCCCGCCCGGCCGCGCGGTCGCTCGGGCTCGCCTTCCAGCTCACCAACTTCCTGCGCGACGTCGGCGAGGACCTCGACCGCGGCCGCGTCTACGTGCCCCAGGAGGACCTGCGCTTCTTCGGCGCCGACCCGGGCCGTCGCACGGACGACGAGGCGTGGCGCGCGCTCATGCGCTTCGAGGTGGCGCGCAACCGCCGGCTCTACCGCGAGGCCGACGCCGGCGTCCCCGCGCTCCCGCTGCGGGCGCGGCGCTGCGTGGTCGCCGCGCGACTGCTCTACGCCCGCATCCTCGACGAGATCGAGGATGCCGGCCACGACGTGTTCTCCCACCGGGCGCGGGTGCCGACCTCCCGCAAGGCCGCGCTCGCGGCCCGGGTCGCGGTGAGCGGCAACCCGGCGCGTCTCCTCCCACCAGGCCCGCGCACCGCCGCGGACTGGCCCGACGACGACCGGGTGGTCCTGGTCGACGGGGTGGGCGCCGCGACCGGCGTGGCCGCCAAGTCCGAGGTCCACCACGACGCGACGCCGCGGCACCTCGGCTTCTCCTGCTACCTCCTCGACGACGACGGCCGTCTCCTGGTCACGGTGCGCGCGGAGGACAAGACCTCGTTCGGCGGCGTCGCGACCAACACCGCCTGCGGCCACCCGCGGCCCGGGGAGCGCGTCACCGACGCCGCCCGCCGCCGGCTGTCCCACGAGCTCGGGCTCGAGGTCGACCGCGTGCGGGTCGTGCTGCCCGCCTTCTCCTACGTCGCCCGCACCCCGACGCTGGTGGAGAACGAGGCGTGCCCGGTGACGGTCGCGCGCGTGTCCTCGGCCCGTCCGACGACCCATCCGACGACCCAGCCCATCCCCGACCCCACCGAGGTCGCCGAGGCGTGGTGGACCGACTGGCGCGAGTTCCGCGACGCCGCCCTCGGCCCGGGTGAGATCCGGTCACCCTCGGGCCGCACCTGGCCGTTGTCGCCGTGGAGCGTCGAGCAGGTCGCGCTGCTCGACAAGCTCGGCCCGGATCCCCTTGCCTGGCAGGCGCCTGAGGGCGAGCTGCTGCCGCCGGCCCTGCGGGTCGACGGGGTCGACGATGCCTGA
- the zwf gene encoding glucose-6-phosphate dehydrogenase: protein MQDPTTPISAPPRPCDFVVIGGTGDLAVRKLLPALLHCDDDDRLSPDSRVVGLSLAGLDTAAYRAKVRGELADVDVPDSTLDRFLERVSYASLDFQDPAGWEVVRPMLGGDDGDDSRVRVFYLAIAPALFGPVCRRLREAGLVTADSRVVLEKPIGSDLASSQDINDAVGEVFDEQQIFRIDHYLGKESVQNLLVTRFGNTFLEPLWNSTWIDHVQITVAETLGVGARAGYYDSAGALRDMVQNHLLQLLCLVAMEPPTYVDRETVRDEKLKVLQALRPLDEGDLGGSVVIGQYAAGLVDGQAVPSYLTEVDDPSSRTETFVAMKAHVDNWRWAGVPFYLRTGKRMDRGCSEIVITFKPVPHRMFPGNGDPEPNRLVIQLQPEEGMKLHITTKEPGPGGMRLRRASLDLSYAESYGGRLPLAYERLLTDVVRGSTTLFMRRDEVEAAWTWLEPLLTAWQSPGRTRPKSYPAGTPGPIAATTLIERDGRAWHESATS from the coding sequence GTGCAGGACCCGACCACCCCGATCTCTGCCCCGCCCCGCCCCTGCGACTTCGTCGTCATCGGTGGCACCGGCGACCTGGCGGTGCGCAAGCTGCTCCCCGCCCTCCTCCACTGCGACGACGACGACCGGCTCAGCCCCGACTCGCGCGTGGTCGGCCTCTCCCTCGCCGGCCTCGACACCGCGGCCTACCGCGCCAAGGTGCGCGGCGAGCTCGCCGACGTCGACGTCCCCGACTCGACCCTCGACCGCTTCCTCGAGCGCGTCTCCTACGCCTCCCTCGACTTCCAGGACCCCGCCGGCTGGGAGGTCGTCCGCCCGATGCTGGGCGGCGACGACGGCGACGACTCACGAGTGCGCGTGTTCTACCTGGCCATCGCCCCCGCGCTCTTCGGCCCGGTCTGCCGACGCCTGCGCGAGGCCGGCCTGGTCACCGCCGACAGCCGCGTGGTGCTCGAGAAGCCGATCGGCTCCGACCTCGCCTCGAGCCAGGACATCAACGACGCCGTCGGCGAGGTCTTCGACGAGCAGCAGATCTTCCGCATCGACCACTACCTCGGCAAGGAGAGCGTGCAGAACCTCCTCGTGACGAGGTTCGGCAACACCTTCCTCGAGCCGCTGTGGAACTCCACCTGGATCGACCACGTGCAGATCACCGTCGCCGAGACCCTCGGGGTCGGTGCGCGGGCGGGCTACTACGACTCCGCGGGCGCGCTGCGCGACATGGTGCAGAACCACCTGCTCCAGCTGCTCTGCCTGGTCGCGATGGAGCCCCCGACGTACGTCGACCGCGAGACCGTCCGCGACGAGAAGCTCAAGGTCCTGCAGGCCCTCCGCCCGCTCGACGAGGGGGACCTCGGCGGCAGCGTCGTGATCGGTCAGTACGCCGCCGGCCTGGTCGACGGCCAGGCCGTGCCGTCCTACCTCACCGAGGTCGACGACCCCTCCTCGCGCACCGAGACCTTCGTCGCGATGAAGGCCCACGTCGACAACTGGCGCTGGGCCGGCGTGCCGTTCTACCTCCGCACCGGCAAGCGGATGGACCGCGGCTGCTCGGAGATCGTGATCACCTTCAAGCCCGTGCCGCACCGGATGTTCCCCGGCAACGGCGACCCGGAACCCAACCGCCTGGTCATCCAGCTCCAGCCCGAGGAGGGCATGAAGCTGCACATCACGACCAAGGAGCCCGGCCCCGGCGGCATGCGCCTGCGTCGTGCGTCGCTCGACCTCTCCTACGCCGAGTCGTACGGCGGCCGCCTCCCGCTGGCCTATGAGCGCCTGCTCACCGACGTCGTCCGGGGGAGCACGACGCTCTTCATGCGCCGCGACGAGGTCGAGGCCGCGTGGACGTGGCTCGAGCCGCTGCTCACGGCGTGGCAGTCCCCGGGCCGCACGCGCCCCAAGTCCTACCCCGCCGGCACCCCCGGCCCCATCGCCGCGACCACGCTCATCGAGCGGGACGGCCGCGCCTGGCACGAGAGCGCCACCTCATGA
- the eda gene encoding bifunctional 4-hydroxy-2-oxoglutarate aldolase/2-dehydro-3-deoxy-phosphogluconate aldolase: MSLLDRDPVIPVVVVEDAGDAVPLAHALLAGGVTTIEVTLRTDAALEAVRRIAAEVPDICLGVGTVLRPEHAKAAAEAGAQFLVTPGTTASVLGAVAETGLPCLPGAATVSEVMALVEQGFTELKFFPAEASGGPAFLHGVGGPVPEVRFCPTGGITAASAGKYLALPNVGCVGGTWLTPKDAVAAGDWARVSRLAAATAELRGGLD, encoded by the coding sequence ATGAGCCTCCTCGACCGTGACCCCGTCATCCCCGTCGTCGTGGTCGAGGACGCCGGCGACGCCGTCCCCCTCGCCCACGCCCTGCTCGCCGGTGGCGTCACCACCATCGAGGTCACCCTGCGCACCGACGCCGCCCTCGAGGCCGTACGCCGGATCGCGGCCGAGGTGCCCGACATCTGCCTGGGCGTCGGGACGGTGCTGCGACCCGAGCACGCCAAGGCCGCCGCGGAGGCGGGGGCACAGTTCCTCGTCACCCCCGGCACGACCGCATCGGTCCTGGGGGCCGTGGCGGAGACCGGCCTGCCGTGCCTGCCCGGCGCGGCGACGGTCAGCGAGGTGATGGCCCTGGTCGAGCAGGGCTTCACCGAGCTCAAGTTCTTCCCCGCCGAGGCCTCGGGCGGGCCCGCGTTCCTGCACGGCGTGGGTGGCCCGGTCCCGGAGGTGCGCTTCTGTCCCACGGGAGGCATCACCGCGGCCTCGGCGGGGAAGTACCTCGCGCTGCCCAACGTGGGTTGCGTGGGTGGCACGTGGCTCACGCCCAAGGACGCGGTCGCGGCGGGGGACTGGGCGCGGGTCTCACGCCTGGCGGCGGCGACCGCGGAGCTGCGTGGAGGGCTGGACTAG
- a CDS encoding DUF2200 domain-containing protein encodes MQHRIFTTSVAAVYPHYVSKVERKGRTQAELDEVITWLTGYDEQQLGEHLADGTTFEDFFGHAHLNPAASQITGSVCGVRVEEVEDPLMQQIRYLDKLVDELAKGRPMDKVLRTS; translated from the coding sequence GTGCAGCACCGGATCTTCACCACCAGCGTCGCGGCGGTCTACCCGCACTACGTCTCCAAGGTCGAGCGCAAGGGCCGCACGCAGGCCGAGCTCGACGAGGTGATCACCTGGCTGACCGGGTACGACGAGCAGCAGCTCGGCGAGCACCTCGCCGACGGCACGACGTTCGAGGACTTCTTCGGCCACGCGCACCTCAACCCGGCCGCGTCGCAGATCACCGGGTCGGTCTGCGGGGTCCGGGTCGAGGAGGTCGAGGACCCGCTGATGCAGCAGATCCGCTACCTCGACAAGCTCGTCGACGAGCTGGCCAAGGGCCGCCCGATGGACAAGGTGCTGCGCACCTCCTAG
- a CDS encoding lycopene cyclase domain-containing protein, which translates to MPEYTVLAVLSVVATIAVERWWLRTGLLRTAQYWLSMAIVAFFMVLTDGWLTKLSAPIVRYDEAQTLGVRVPWDIPVEDFLFGFSMVTLTMLLWVRRTRADGTTQGSNR; encoded by the coding sequence ATGCCGGAGTACACCGTCCTGGCGGTCCTGTCCGTCGTCGCGACGATCGCGGTCGAGCGCTGGTGGCTGCGCACCGGCCTGCTCCGCACGGCGCAGTACTGGCTGTCGATGGCGATCGTGGCGTTCTTCATGGTCCTGACCGACGGCTGGCTGACCAAGCTGTCCGCGCCGATCGTGCGCTACGACGAGGCCCAGACCCTCGGGGTCCGCGTGCCCTGGGACATCCCGGTGGAGGACTTCCTGTTCGGCTTCAGCATGGTGACGCTGACGATGCTGCTGTGGGTGCGGCGGACGCGTGCCGACGGGACGACTCAGGGCTCGAACCGGTAG
- the edd gene encoding phosphogluconate dehydratase has protein sequence MTHHLHPLVEEVTRRVVERSARDRLTYLARIRDAADRGPARGRLACANLAHGFAASEPTEKADLRGTTKPNVAIVTSYNDMLSAHQPFETYPRQLKQAVLRAGGIAQVAGGVPAMCDGITQGRDGMQLSLFSRDVIAMSTAIALSHDMFDGALMLGVCDKIVPGLLIGALSFGHLPTILVPAGPMASGLPNAEKARVRQLFAEGRATREELLEAEAASYHGRGTCTFYGTANSNQLLMEVMGLHLPGASFVHPDTELRGALTDEAGRLVTHLAATGAAPLGELVDERTIVNACVALLATGGSTNHTLHLPAIARAAGITLTWQDLSDLSAVVPLLARVYPNGKADINQFHAAGGVGLVVRELLDAGLLHEDVLTVAGPGLRRYTEEPRLLAGVEGIDGTVTYVDGPRGSLDLSVVRPVAEPFAHDGGLQVLEGNLGTAVVKTSAVADEHRVVTAPARVFDDQADFLAAFQAGSLDGDLVAVLRYQGPAANGMPELHKLTPALGVLMDRGHQVALVTDGRMSGASGKVPAAIHLSPEAALGGPLARVRDGDLVTLDATKGSLRVHVDDEEWAARPSGGRALSDAEWTGTGRELFHGMRALAGGVA, from the coding sequence ATGACCCACCACCTGCACCCCCTCGTCGAGGAGGTCACCCGGCGCGTCGTCGAGCGCTCGGCGCGTGACCGCCTGACCTACCTCGCCCGGATCCGCGACGCCGCCGACCGCGGCCCCGCGCGCGGCCGGCTCGCCTGCGCCAACCTGGCGCACGGGTTCGCCGCGTCGGAGCCGACCGAGAAGGCCGACCTGCGCGGCACCACCAAGCCCAACGTCGCGATCGTGACGTCCTACAACGACATGCTCTCGGCGCACCAGCCGTTCGAGACCTACCCGCGGCAGCTCAAGCAGGCCGTCCTCCGGGCCGGCGGCATCGCCCAGGTCGCGGGCGGCGTGCCGGCGATGTGCGACGGGATCACCCAGGGCCGCGACGGCATGCAGCTCTCGCTGTTCAGCCGCGACGTGATCGCGATGTCGACCGCGATCGCGCTGTCGCACGACATGTTCGACGGCGCGCTGATGCTCGGTGTCTGCGACAAGATCGTGCCCGGCCTGCTGATCGGCGCCCTGTCGTTCGGCCACCTGCCGACGATCCTCGTGCCGGCCGGCCCGATGGCGTCGGGCCTGCCCAACGCCGAGAAGGCGCGGGTGCGGCAGCTGTTCGCCGAGGGTCGCGCGACCCGCGAGGAGCTGCTCGAGGCCGAGGCCGCCTCCTACCACGGGCGCGGCACGTGCACCTTCTACGGCACCGCCAACTCCAACCAGCTGCTCATGGAGGTGATGGGCCTCCACCTGCCCGGGGCGAGCTTCGTGCACCCCGACACCGAGCTGCGCGGCGCCCTGACCGACGAGGCGGGTCGTCTCGTGACCCACCTGGCCGCCACGGGCGCCGCGCCCCTCGGTGAGCTGGTCGACGAGCGCACGATCGTCAACGCCTGCGTGGCCCTGCTCGCCACCGGTGGCTCGACGAACCACACGCTCCACCTGCCCGCGATCGCCCGCGCGGCCGGCATCACGCTGACCTGGCAGGACCTCTCGGACCTCTCCGCGGTCGTGCCGCTGCTGGCGCGGGTCTACCCCAACGGCAAGGCCGACATCAACCAGTTCCACGCCGCCGGCGGCGTCGGGCTCGTCGTCCGCGAGCTCCTCGACGCGGGGCTGCTGCACGAGGACGTCCTGACCGTCGCGGGTCCGGGGCTGCGCCGCTACACCGAGGAGCCGCGCCTGCTCGCGGGCGTCGAGGGGATCGACGGCACGGTGACGTACGTCGACGGGCCGCGCGGGTCGCTCGACCTGTCGGTGGTCCGCCCGGTCGCGGAGCCCTTCGCCCACGACGGCGGCCTGCAGGTGCTCGAGGGCAACCTCGGCACCGCGGTCGTCAAGACCTCGGCCGTCGCCGACGAGCACCGGGTCGTCACCGCACCGGCGCGCGTCTTCGACGACCAGGCCGACTTCCTCGCCGCGTTCCAGGCCGGGTCGCTCGACGGTGACCTCGTCGCGGTCCTGCGCTACCAGGGCCCTGCCGCCAACGGCATGCCCGAGCTGCACAAGCTGACGCCGGCGCTCGGGGTCCTGATGGACCGCGGCCACCAGGTCGCGCTGGTCACCGACGGCCGCATGTCCGGTGCGTCCGGCAAGGTCCCGGCCGCGATCCACCTCAGCCCCGAGGCCGCGCTCGGCGGCCCGCTCGCCCGGGTGCGCGACGGCGACCTGGTCACCCTCGACGCGACCAAGGGGTCGCTGCGGGTGCACGTCGACGACGAGGAGTGGGCGGCGCGACCCTCCGGCGGTCGCGCGCTGAGCGACGCCGAGTGGACGGGCACCGGTCGCGAGCTGTTCCACGGGATGCGCGCGCTGGCCGGGGGCGTGGCATGA